A window of the Arachis duranensis cultivar V14167 chromosome 5, aradu.V14167.gnm2.J7QH, whole genome shotgun sequence genome harbors these coding sequences:
- the LOC107489470 gene encoding 14-3-3-like protein GF14 iota has protein sequence MSTEKERETQVYLAKLAEQAERYEEMVECMKKVAKLDLELTVEERNLLSVGYKNVIGARRASWRIMSSIEQKEESKGNEHNVKLIKSYCQKVEEELSKICNDILTIIDQHLISSSTSAEANVFYYKMKGDYFRYLAEFKTDQERKEAAEQSLKGYEAASATANTDLPPTHPIRLGLALNFSVFYYEIMNSPERACHLAKQAFDEAIAELDTLSEESYKDSTLIMQLLRDNLTLWTSDLPEDGGEDNVKAEEAKPTETEHLVDWKQLKKDWKIAEIEEILKRVVKPNFRGVYIRFF, from the exons ATGTCGacggagaaggagagagagaccCAAGTTTATTTGGCTAAACTTGCTGAACAAGCGGAGAGATATGAAG AAATGGTCGAATGCATGAAGAAAGTAGCGAAACTTGATCTTGAGCTAACTGTTGAAGAGAGGAATCTCCTATCAGTTGGATACAAAAACGTCATTGGTGCAAGGAGAGCCTCTTGGCGCATAATGTCCTCAATCGAGCAAAAGGAAGAGTCTAAGGGTAATGAGCACAATGTTAAGCTGATCAAGAGCTATTGTCAAAAGGTTGAGGAGGAACTCTCAAAGATTTGCAATGACATTCTCACAATTATAGACCAACATCTGATTTCCTCTTCCACCTCAGCAGAAGCTAATGTTTTCTACTATAAGAT GAAAGGTGATTATTTTCGATATCTTGCAGAGTTCAAAACTgaccaagaaaggaaagaggcaGCTGAGCAATCGCTCAAAGGATATGAA GCTGCTTCAGCAACTGCAAACACAGATCTTCCACCAACGCATCCAATCCGTCTTGGACTTGCACTCAACTTTTCTGTGTTTTATTATGAAATAATGAACTCTCCTGAAAG GGCTTGCCATTTAGCAAAACAAGCTTTTGACGAGGCAATTGCAGAATTGGACACATTGAGTGAAGAATCATACAAGGATAGCACTTTGATCATGCAGTTGTTGAGAGACAACCTAACTCTCTGGACCTCCGACTTACCTGAGGATGGAG GTGAGGATAACGTAAAAGCTGAAGAAGCCAAACCTACTGAGACTGAG CATCTTGTGGATTGGAAACAATTGAAAAAGGATTGGAAGATTGCTGAGATTGAGGAAATTCTTAAAAGGGTGGTGAAGCCTAATTTTAGAGGAGTTTATATCcgatttttttag